A segment of the Yersinia rochesterensis genome:
CGCGGTGAGAGGCGTATCTTCCGGTTTAGCTTCACAAGCGGCCTCCGATTGGCTTAACCAATTTGGCCATGCCAGGGTTCAGCTCAATTCTACAGGAACGGCCAATGCAGATATTTTACTGCCGCTGGTTGAATCGCAAAACAACCTGTTATTTGGTCAGCTAGGAGTCCGTTATAACGGCGACCGGACGACAAATAATGCGGGCCTTGGCGTACGCCAATTTACTGATAACTGGATGTTCGGGGTTAACAGTTTTTATGATTATGATCTGACGGGTAAAAATAGTCGTTTAGGGGCAGGGGCTGAGATTTGGACTGATAATCTTAAGTTCTCCGCCAATGGCTATTTCCGGTTGACAGATTGGCACCAGTCAGTGCTGTCGAATATGGAAGATTATAACGAACGGCCAGCGAATGGTTTTGATGTCCGGGCCTTGGCATATTTGCCAGCATACCCTCAGTTGGGTGGCTCATTAATGTATGAAAAATACTTTGGTAAAGGCGTTGCGCTAAACGGCGGAACTACCAGCCCAAATGACTTAGGTGATTCGCCGTCAGCGCTAACGATAGGGGCGAATTACACACCAATTCCATTGATAACAGTCGATGTTGCCCACAAGAACGGTCAGAACACCTCAAATGAGCTTCAGCTCGGTTTGAACTTTAACTACCGCTTCGGTGTGCCGTGGATTGATCAAATTAATAAAGATGCTGTCGGTTTGATGCGCAGCCTTGCGGGCAGCCGCTATGATTTGGTCGATCGTAACTACAATATTGTTATGCAGTATCAGAAACAAGACCTGATCAATTTAACTCTGCCCACCACAATTTCAGCTCATGCGCTGGAAAATGTCACTCTGACAGGGGCAGTATCATCAAAATATGGCACTGATCGGGTTGAATGGAGCGCGCCGGTTCTGATTACTGCTGGGGGAGCCTTAGCCGCACTGACCACCGAATCGGCCGCCGTTAGACTTCCTGCCTATCAACATCGGCAAAACATCAATAGCTATCAAGTTAGCGCTGTTGCCTATGATATTCGCGGTAATAAATCGAACACTGCCACCACTCAGATTATTGTCCAGGAATCACCGCATCAGATAGCACTGAGTGTCGTGGGTTCAAGTGCCACGGCCACGGCTGATGGTGCGGCGTTAGTGACTTATCGAGCCTCTGTGCTGGATACCGCCAATGGTTCTAATACACCTATGGCTGGCATGAATGTGGCATTCAACTCCACTCTGGGTGATGTGGTCTCATCGAGTGCGACCACTGATAGCGGTACGGCGACTATCCTCAGTGGTGCACTGACCGTCACTCATGACAATGCCATTGCCAATGGTGTGGCGACCAATGCAATAAAAGCTATCGTGACTGATGCCACCGGTAATGTGGTGCCGAATCAGGCGGTGACATTTAGTGCCGATAATAACGCCACTATAGTCGGCAATGGCACAAAGGGGGTCGATGGATCTGTGACGGTGTCACTAACTAACACCAAGGCGAGTGTCACTCATGTCACGGCGACAGTTAACGGTAACAGCCAGAGTGTGGATATCACCTTTATCGCGGACAGCACGACAGCAACCTTCCTCAGCGGTGCACTGACCATCATCCGCGATAATGCACTGGCCAATGGCACGGCGCAGGATGAGGTAAAAGCTATTGTCACGGATGCCACTGGAAACGTGGTGCCCAATCAGGTGGTGACATTTCGTGCTAATAACAATGCAATCATTGCCGCCAGTGGGACGACCGGAGCAGATGGTTCTGTGACGGTGTCACTAACCAATGCGACTGCGGGAGGGGCGCGCGTAACGGCGACAGTTAACAGCAACAGCCAAAGTGTGGATGTCACCTTTATCGCGGACAGCAGTACGGCGGTTATTATCAGCGGCGCACTGACCATCACCCGTGATAATGCGATTGCCAATGGCACGGCGCAAAATGAGGTGAAAGCGGTTGTCACTGATGCGACGGGGAATAAAGTGCCGAATCAGTTGGTGACATTCAGCGCGAATAACAATGCGATTATTGCCGCCAGTGGAACAACTGATAGTGGCGGTGTGGTGACCTTGCCACTGACTAACAGCACGGCGGGTGTCACTCAAGTCACGGCCACGGTCAATGGAAACAGCCAAAGTGTGGATGTCACCTTTATTCCTGACAGCACGACGGCCACTATCCTCAGTGGCGCACTTACCCTCACTCATGATAATGCGATTGCCAATGGGGTGGCACAGAATGAGGTGAAAGCCATGGTCACGGATGCCACCGGTAATGGGGTACCGAATCAAGTTGTCACATTCAGTGCCAATAACAATACGGTGATTGCAGCCAGTGGGACAACGGATAGCCAAGGTGTGGTGATCTTGCCACTGACTAACACCACGGCGGGCGTGATCAGGGTAACCGCCACCGTCAACGGTAACAGTCAAAGTGTAGAGGCGACTTTCATTGCTGATGAAAGTACGGCAACTATTATTCGCGGGGCGTTCAGCATTGAGGATGATGGCGCGGTGGCGAATGGCGTCGCCACGAACAGTGTTAAAGCTGTGGTGACGGATGCTTTGGGCAATCGCGTGCCCAACATGTTGGTGAACTTCAGCGCAAATAACAATACGGTGATTGCTGCCAGTGGCACCACTGATGCAAATGGCTCGGCCACATTGACATTCACTAATATAAAATCAGGTATCACCCAGGGGACAGCAAAGTAACGGCAACAATCAATAGCACCACCGATTCTGATGTTGTGACGTTTTTGCCGGTGGCATTCAGTGTCAAATTTACCTTGGAAATCTAAGCCGGTAGGGAAATAGAGTAACGATGATATAGAGAGTATTAAAAATCACCTTTAATACTCTCTTATTATCACGCAAAAATTTCAAACTCAGGGTACCAGCCCTTGAATTAACACCTGCTTTGCAGTCACTTTCGCGTGGATATTTATTATGAAATTATTAAAATTATTTTTATTTTCTTCACTGTTTTTAGTGTTGCCAAATACGCTATTGGCACATTATGAAGTTAAAAACCCTCAAACCAGTTTGAGTGAGCTTTCTTTCGACTTAATACATACTTATTGGGATGGGACAAATAACCCGCCGACAGCGGGTGACAAAAATTCTCATATGACCCATGTCAATAGATGTAAAAGGGCATCTAATACGGTCTCACTTAATTCCTGTGTTTTACGATATAGATTTAGTATGGTGAACTCAAGTGGTGGATTACTAGCTCCGGATATTCAAACATATGATGTGGATCTTCGCGGTAATGGTTCTTACGACGATGAATTAATGGATGCTGCCACCCATTACGATGCGGTTAAAGTGGCGATTGCACATGGCGTCGCTGTTGATCAACATATCTCAATTTCTCGCGCTAATATTACTTCATTGGCCGGCAGTTCAGGAAAGTTTCGAGTAAGTACCTATGGTGTGGGTAGCATCTGTAATAGCAGCACCTCTTGCAGCATACCGACTCCGAATAGCTATACCACCAGTACCCTCGATCTTGTTCAGCAAAATTTAGATGTTGCTTGCGAAGCCAAAGCTGAGGGGGCGACCAGTATTGAAAATATCTTAAGTGGCGAACATATCTATTTATATAATAGTAATGCATCGCGTCGGTCAGAGAATATTGGTGCAATTAACTTATCCGTTAACTGTGTTAATTGGTTGCCAACAGCCAAAAGCAAGACTTTGAAATTTACCATTTCTCCTAATGTGGTTATGGCGACTGGGAGTAATACTGAAGTGACATGCGGTGCTTATGTCAATGACATATCAACAACTCAGCCCGGATACACCTTCGCCAAAAACATTAGCATACCCGGTTATGACAGTATGATAGTGGAATATGATACTGACCCTATTTATTATGGATTATATGTTTCGACACCATCAACGACTGCTGAAACATCCCTTGCGCTTAACTGTGGTTTATCAGGGGGATACAAACTGAATTAATTCTTAATAAAGTATCTGGCAGAATGCCGATATCGAGTCATTCTGCCCAATCAACGGATTTAAATTAATTTTACGGATGAGGTTCTTATGGCAGGGGAAATTTCAGCGTTAATTATTGATCAATACCCATTAATTCGCTCTGTAGTGAGAGGGATTATAGAATATAAAGGGGGCAGGGTTTATGAAACTGGTGGAGAACTTGAATCAATAAAAATGGCTAATACTTACAAGCCAAATTTAATTGTAGTGGATTTTGTCGGGTATAAAAGTATCCAGCTTAATCTTATTCATAAATTAATGATTGTCTCCCCTGAGTCTAAAGTCCTTATCTATACTTCTTTAATGTCAATTTTTTACCTGAAAAAATGCCTTGAAATAGGCGTTCGTGGCTATGTACACAAAAGGGATGAAGTCATTAATTTCGATGGCGCTATTGATGCAGTGATATCGGGTTATTGCTGTTTTCCTCAGGGTGGGCTGCCTGTGAACACAGAATATATTTTGTAGGTGACCCAATGGAAAATAAAAGTGTATTGGAATTAATCTCATGAGTAAATTTGTTTCATTTTCTTTATCTTTATTCTGGTTTGTTTGGTTATTCTGCCTTTTTAGTTTACTTATTGTTGAAACATTCCCTGATATAATGAGTTACATACATTCAATTTATTTGGGTGCGAATGTATCGGAGGATACCTACGATTCTCTGATTGCTCTCTCTCTATGGTTATCATTTTTTTCTGCAATAATCGCCATGTTTTTTATAGATGTATTTTTCAAGAAATTAAAAGAATTTAGCTAAACAAAAACTCGATTTACATGTGTTATTAAAGGAGATAAGCGCTATGGAAGATAAGCTTGCAATCGTTCAACACCCTTGTTCTTTTACCCGATTTAGCCTGGAACGTATTTTGAAAAAATTATTAATGAGTGAATCGGTCAATATCGTAGCCAGTGTCAATTCTCTTAGTGATTGCTATGATAATCTGGTGAAGTTCCCGGAAACTCATTTAGCTATTCTGAGTTTACGAGGAGAGGATTATACCTCTGGCGATAGTCTTAGTCTGGTTGTCGACTGGTTACGAATACACCGCCCAAACTGCCGTGTGATTATTATCGCCGAGGAGTTTTGTGTTTCTCTCGTGAGGTAGTTTTTTTCCGGTGTTTCCCAAGTCTGTGCTGTTATTGCGCAAAATGAGTCTGTTAGTCAATTTATCACTCAACTAAACCGGGTATTTTCAAGCTCAATGGTGCTGAGTGGGAAACCGCCCTGTGTATTATCGAAGCGCGAACGAACAGTGCTGGCTTTATTACTGCAAGGTAAATCAAACAATGCTATTGCAGATCACTTGCAATTAAGTAATAAAACTATCAGCTATCATAAGCGCAGTGCTCTGGGCAAATTAGGCATCCCCACATTACAACCGATGCTGATGAACTCAGGAATTGTCTCGCAATTACTGGAGAATATCAGCGCTGAGCCACAATACGCGACAGCGTAATATTCTGATGAACTAGACTATAAAAATAGATTATTACTATTTTACTACAGACATGAGAGCAGCTAAACAGCACTGAATAACTATCGAAAAGCCACTGTGAGTAGCAGTGGCTATCGTTGAGTGCTTAAGAGATTATCTGAGAGAAGAGCGTTTCAATTGGGCTTTTTCAAGCACAGCGCCTCACTCGTGACATACTTAGTTGCCATTCCCGGCATCCAGCCTGATGGAATACCCCGACAAGCTATATATCCTCTTTTTTCAAATTCATTTATAAAATAAAACCTGAACCCTATCTGAAAAACAATAGACGTAAGGAAACAGACGATAATGAATTTAGAAACTGTCTTTTGGACAGAGTTGGAGGCTTGGCGCCCTAAAAAAATAGGCGGAACAGAAAGAAAGGTAAGTGGGAGCAATATAAGAAAACACGTAATTCCGTATATGATAAAAGATGAAAAAACAATAACATCAGGAAAAGATAAATACTCATTTATGGCATCTAAAGTCAGATATATACCTCCAGCGCTTAACGGTATAACTAAAAATAACACACCAAAAAACATAGATACTCTTCTTTTTAATGTGAGTTCGTACATTAAAACCACCTAGTATTAAAGTTACTCAATACTTCCTTGATATAGTTTCTGACTTCATACTCAATAACTTCTTTTCCTTTATCAAGCATCTTATCTGCATACATAGCCCCCAAATCCCAAATCCCTTGTTCCACCTCGCGAGCTTTTTCTACAAATTCTTGCTGTGCACCTTCAATGCACTTAACAACTTTATCTGTAACACCAAATTTATCATCTAAATGGTTTAAACCAATTGCAGAAACCAACCCGGCGACAACAACGACAACCAAAGGAACCGCAACGGTAGAAACAACCCCTAGAGCTATAGTCCCAACACCCCAACTAATAGCCGCCGCCACACCTATTTTCACTACATCGGTTGCTAAGGAACCGATAAACTCAGACAGTGAGGTAGCGTCATTCAATATAAAATCAACAGTTCGGTAAGCTGCTGCCACATAAAATGTTAATCGGGCACCACTAACAATTGAATTTCTCAGCCCATATTTACCGATACCTAAATCAACCACTTTCGGATTCTTTAACGCAAATACAGGCGCGGTTAATACTTTTCTAACCCCAGCATAGCCCGTCAGTTTTATTAACTCAGTACCTTTATGATTAACGTAGACCGTAGCCCTAATACCGAAGTCACCTAATCGAGCAATAATCATCGAGGTGGTGACAACATCCTTTCCGTTTACACCGTAATTAACCATCACTTGCCCGGCACCGGACTGTGTGGTTTCCACCCAAGCAGTTTTGGTGTCTTTCCAACCCCATGATTGGAGTACTTCCAAACTCTCAGAGAGTGTCAGTAGCATCACATCTTGATGGGTTCGTGCCAACATTGCGCGTAAAGCGTCATCTGGTAGAGTACGGGTATTCCGTAACACTGGATAATCCGGCACAAACTCAGAAGGTGGTTTTTCACCCGTGAGATAGGGCGGCGCACTGGCTCTTTTAGCTGACTGGGCATATTGCTGTGGCTCAGTAACTGGCGAATTTGCCGCTGTGCGGGAAGAGGCGGCCTGTGGTTGCCCACCCTGATAAGGGCCATGAGATGCCCAGGTTTGTGACGGAATGAAAAATGCTTTGCACGGACAGGTTGAGCGGCTATATAGCGTGCTGGCGACGTAATGCCCATGCACTATCTCGCCCGGATGCCCGCCACCCACGCTGTAGCTGCCGGGGTGTTTCCCGCACGAAACTTTACTGCCATTCACCGCGACCGGATTATTGGCAAATGTCCTCTCCGCTATCCCCTCATGAACTATCCCGCCACAACTGGTCTTGTCACCTTTAACTATCCAGTATCCTGCTGCCATATCATCCCTTATTCATCCATTTGCCAATATCAATTTGGCAATAAGCTCAAAAAGGTAAGGGATAATGATGAATCAGGCAATTAAAAACTGAAATCATGTTTTATGTGTGACAACTGAAATAAGACATACAGTCAATCACTGCCGGTCAGGGAAATACTGAAAAAGTCGCATCATTGGAAAAGTCTCTTTTATATCCTGCCTTCACGTTTACCGCTATAACCCGGAAACGTCATTTCCGGTACACGGATACTTTTTGAATCCCTGACTGTGAAATTAGTGTAATATGTGCGGTCACGAACCAGCGTGTAGAGGCGTCTGTGTGACGGTCACGACGGCATGCTGTGTTCCAAAATGTATTACAATCAATGAGTTCTGCTTGATTGTGAGCTTAACTTATTGATTACAATATATAACACGACGCCTGTGAAGGCGACATTAGAGGTTGCTCAATGAGCGAGAAGTCAAAAGACCAAAAGTTACCCAACGTAAAGTTATCCAGCCCTAAACCGCAGGATGACAAGGTTGTGGGTGAAAAAACAAAAGTTGTAGGTGAAAAATTACAGAAAATCTTGGCACGGGCCGGTCATGGCTCACGTCGGGAAATCGAAACAATTATTCAACAGGGCCGCGTCAGCGTTGATGGTAAAATATCAAAGTTGGGTGATCGCGTTGAAGTCACACAGGCCACAAAAATTCGCCTGGATGGTCATCTTCTTTCTATTACAGAATCTGAAGAGGCTGTGTGCCGTGTTCTGGCGTATTACAAGCCGGAAGGTGAACTCTGTACTCGTAATGACCCTGAAGGCCGCCCAACGGTATTTGATCGTCTGCCTAAACTGCGCGGTTCGCGTTGGGTTGCGGTAGGGCGTTTGGACGTTAATACCTCCGGTTTATTGCTGTTTACCACTGATGGTGAGCTGGCCAACCGCTTGATGCATCCCAGCCGTGAAGTTGAACGCGAATATGCGGTGCGCGTGTTTGGTCAAATCGATGACGAAAAAATCAAGCAACTTAGCCGTGGTGTTCAATTGGAAGATGGCCCAGCGGCATTCCGCACCATTAGTTTCCAAGGCGGAGAGGGGATTAATCAGTGGTATAACGTCACTTTGACTGAAGGGCGCAACCGCGAAGTTCGCCGCTTGTGGGAAGCTGTCGGTGTACAAGTTAGCCGCCTGATCCGTGTACGTTATGGTGATATCAATCTGCCCAAAGGCCTGCCTCGTGGCGGCTGGACTGAATTGGATTTGAAAGCCACTAACTACCTACGTGAGTTGGTGGAGCTGGACTCTGAAACTGTCAGTAAATTGCCAGTTGAGAAAGACCGTCGTCGGGTTAAAGCGAATCAAATTCGTCGTGCGGTTAAACGCCATACCGAAGTCGCAGGCCGTCAGGTTGCCGGTCGTCAAGGCTCAGCGCGTAAAAGTTCTACCCGCCAAAATGCAGGTAACGCAGCTCCAGCAGCCGCTACCGGGCGTCGTGGGTCTAACAAGCGCGGATAAGTTATCTATGGGAAGGAATCATTTCCTTCCCAATTATTCATTGTAAGCATTGCTTTACCCCTTTCTCAGCTATTCCTTTTTCTTTCCTATAGTATAAGAAACTTACTTCGTTTCTTTCGAAAGCATAAAATACCTATAATAAATGGTTTTACAGCATATACACGCCATCAACCAAGGTTGAATAGCACTGGTCTCAAGATATTCTGTGTGCCTACATTGCTCTTGGGGAATCCCCCATCGAATTCAAAATCTAAGGAGCATTAACATGAAAAAATCTCTGTTAACTACCAGCGCAGCTATTTTATTTGTTGTCGGCACCGGATTTTCCTCTGTGACTTATGCTTGCGGCGGCCCTCATTCTCATTACGGCGATAATTGCGAAAAGACCTGTAGCCCACTTTCAGAGCCATGGAAGTCAATCTGCTACTTTGGCGGTACACAGGATAAAGGTCAGCCATCGAGTCAAGTGGTTCCGGGGATGGGAGGGCTAACTCCGGCTCTTGGGACACTAACTCCACCCAATATCCCTATGATCCCACTAGAGAAATAATGAGAAAAACTAAGCCAGTCAATATGGGTTAGTCAGGTTTGGATATCACTATAAAGCTAAAATGCCGCAGATATTCTGTCTGCGGCATTTGATTGATTTGAATGATTGCTGACAATTACCAGTCAATACCCATTTGAGCTTTAATACCGGCATCAAAAGCATGTTTAACCGGGCGTAATTCACTGACGGTATCAGCCATTTCCAATAGATCTCGATGGCAACCACGGCCAGTAATAATCACTGTTTGATGGGCAGGGCGTTGCTTCAGCGCATCAACGACTTCATCCAGTGATAAGTAATCATAAGCGACCATATAAGTCAGTTCATCCAACACCACTAAATCCAACGTCGGATCCGCTAACATCCGCCGCGCGTGTTGCCAGGCCTCCTGACAAGCTGCGGTATCTGTTTCTCTATTTTGCGTATTCCAGGTAAACCCAGTAGCCATCACCTGAAACTCAACACCATGTTGTTGCAGTAGATTTTTCTCGCCGTTCGGCCATTCACCTTTAATAAACTGTATCACACCCGCTTTCAAACCATGACCAACAGCACGGGTTACGGTACCAAAGGCGGCGGTGGTCTTACCTTTGCCATTGCCGGTAAAAACAATCAAGATGCCGCGGATTTCTTGCGCTGCTGCAACCCGTGACTCAACCTTTTCTTTTATTTTTTGTTGGCGTTGCTGGTGGCGTTCTTCAGACATGAAACATTCCTTTATTCTGCGGGGCCGGGTTTACGGCCGGGTTGTGCATCGAAGCTGATACCGGTCTTTCTGCGGCTATCGTCGCCCATCAGGTAGAGATACAGTGGCATAATCTCCGCCGGTGTTTTTAACTTACTGGCATCTTCATCCGGGAAGGCGTTGGCCCGCATCTGAGTGCGCGTCCCCCCTGGATTAATACAATTAACTCTCAAGTTACCCTGTTTATATTCTTCTGAAAGCACTTGCATCATGCCTTCAGTGGCAAACTTTGACACGGCATAAGCTCCCCATCCTGCTCGGCCCTGACGACCAACACTGGAACTGGTGAAAACCAAAGAGGCACTGGGTGACTTCAGTAGCAATGGCAAAAGTGCTTGAGTGAGCATAAATGTTGCATTGACATTCACTTGCATAACCTCTTGCCAGACGGTGATACTTTGCTCCGCCATCGGGGCTATCTCACCTAATAAACCGGCATTGTGCAATACACCGTCCAGATGCGGAATCTGATGGCTGAGCGCATCCGCCAATTGTTGGCAATCTGACACAGTTGCATGCAGTAAATCCAGCGCCCAAACAGTGGGCAATTGGCCGCCTGCCTCTACAATTTGCTGCTGTACAGCAACCAGTTTGTGTAGGGTTCGGCCGACAAGAATCAAGCGAGCGCCAAAGCGTGCATAAGTTAGAGCCGCTTCGCGACCAATACCATCACCTGCACCCGTGACTAAGATAGTGCGATTATCGAGCAGGTCATGTTTGGGTTGGTAATGCATAATTATT
Coding sequences within it:
- a CDS encoding Ig-like domain-containing protein, producing MSVNNKTAYISAVTDIAIQNRNFEFTLNGFHSNKLLMRAVAINTLLMQLLLPISMAFTPLISLSVCADELDEIMMKMRSAEILVESTTAPAPIYSEQPKGHIDNSAVPDKFKPSNPFIAQEEPPLLQPSKTLPDLGSENQTSDISSANKFNFTEDNVANTATQIWGVMDSENSTKAAESAVRGVSSGLASQAASDWLNQFGHARVQLNSTGTANADILLPLVESQNNLLFGQLGVRYNGDRTTNNAGLGVRQFTDNWMFGVNSFYDYDLTGKNSRLGAGAEIWTDNLKFSANGYFRLTDWHQSVLSNMEDYNERPANGFDVRALAYLPAYPQLGGSLMYEKYFGKGVALNGGTTSPNDLGDSPSALTIGANYTPIPLITVDVAHKNGQNTSNELQLGLNFNYRFGVPWIDQINKDAVGLMRSLAGSRYDLVDRNYNIVMQYQKQDLINLTLPTTISAHALENVTLTGAVSSKYGTDRVEWSAPVLITAGGALAALTTESAAVRLPAYQHRQNINSYQVSAVAYDIRGNKSNTATTQIIVQESPHQIALSVVGSSATATADGAALVTYRASVLDTANGSNTPMAGMNVAFNSTLGDVVSSSATTDSGTATILSGALTVTHDNAIANGVATNAIKAIVTDATGNVVPNQAVTFSADNNATIVGNGTKGVDGSVTVSLTNTKASVTHVTATVNGNSQSVDITFIADSTTATFLSGALTIIRDNALANGTAQDEVKAIVTDATGNVVPNQVVTFRANNNAIIAASGTTGADGSVTVSLTNATAGGARVTATVNSNSQSVDVTFIADSSTAVIISGALTITRDNAIANGTAQNEVKAVVTDATGNKVPNQLVTFSANNNAIIAASGTTDSGGVVTLPLTNSTAGVTQVTATVNGNSQSVDVTFIPDSTTATILSGALTLTHDNAIANGVAQNEVKAMVTDATGNGVPNQVVTFSANNNTVIAASGTTDSQGVVILPLTNTTAGVIRVTATVNGNSQSVEATFIADESTATIIRGAFSIEDDGAVANGVATNSVKAVVTDALGNRVPNMLVNFSANNNTVIAASGTTDANGSATLTFTNIKSGITQGTAK
- a CDS encoding heme utilization protein, with the protein product MKLLKLFLFSSLFLVLPNTLLAHYEVKNPQTSLSELSFDLIHTYWDGTNNPPTAGDKNSHMTHVNRCKRASNTVSLNSCVLRYRFSMVNSSGGLLAPDIQTYDVDLRGNGSYDDELMDAATHYDAVKVAIAHGVAVDQHISISRANITSLAGSSGKFRVSTYGVGSICNSSTSCSIPTPNSYTTSTLDLVQQNLDVACEAKAEGATSIENILSGEHIYLYNSNASRRSENIGAINLSVNCVNWLPTAKSKTLKFTISPNVVMATGSNTEVTCGAYVNDISTTQPGYTFAKNISIPGYDSMIVEYDTDPIYYGLYVSTPSTTAETSLALNCGLSGGYKLN
- a CDS encoding response regulator → MAGEISALIIDQYPLIRSVVRGIIEYKGGRVYETGGELESIKMANTYKPNLIVVDFVGYKSIQLNLIHKLMIVSPESKVLIYTSLMSIFYLKKCLEIGVRGYVHKRDEVINFDGAIDAVISGYCCFPQGGLPVNTEYIL
- a CDS encoding helix-turn-helix domain-containing protein, translating into MVLSGKPPCVLSKRERTVLALLLQGKSNNAIADHLQLSNKTISYHKRSALGKLGIPTLQPMLMNSGIVSQLLENISAEPQYATA
- a CDS encoding PAAR domain-containing protein, with translation MAAGYWIVKGDKTSCGGIVHEGIAERTFANNPVAVNGSKVSCGKHPGSYSVGGGHPGEIVHGHYVASTLYSRSTCPCKAFFIPSQTWASHGPYQGGQPQAASSRTAANSPVTEPQQYAQSAKRASAPPYLTGEKPPSEFVPDYPVLRNTRTLPDDALRAMLARTHQDVMLLTLSESLEVLQSWGWKDTKTAWVETTQSGAGQVMVNYGVNGKDVVTTSMIIARLGDFGIRATVYVNHKGTELIKLTGYAGVRKVLTAPVFALKNPKVVDLGIGKYGLRNSIVSGARLTFYVAAAYRTVDFILNDATSLSEFIGSLATDVVKIGVAAAISWGVGTIALGVVSTVAVPLVVVVVAGLVSAIGLNHLDDKFGVTDKVVKCIEGAQQEFVEKAREVEQGIWDLGAMYADKMLDKGKEVIEYEVRNYIKEVLSNFNTRWF
- the rluB gene encoding 23S rRNA pseudouridine(2605) synthase RluB → MSEKSKDQKLPNVKLSSPKPQDDKVVGEKTKVVGEKLQKILARAGHGSRREIETIIQQGRVSVDGKISKLGDRVEVTQATKIRLDGHLLSITESEEAVCRVLAYYKPEGELCTRNDPEGRPTVFDRLPKLRGSRWVAVGRLDVNTSGLLLFTTDGELANRLMHPSREVEREYAVRVFGQIDDEKIKQLSRGVQLEDGPAAFRTISFQGGEGINQWYNVTLTEGRNREVRRLWEAVGVQVSRLIRVRYGDINLPKGLPRGGWTELDLKATNYLRELVELDSETVSKLPVEKDRRRVKANQIRRAVKRHTEVAGRQVAGRQGSARKSSTRQNAGNAAPAAATGRRGSNKRG
- the cobO gene encoding cob(I)yrinic acid a,c-diamide adenosyltransferase; amino-acid sequence: MSEERHQQRQQKIKEKVESRVAAAQEIRGILIVFTGNGKGKTTAAFGTVTRAVGHGLKAGVIQFIKGEWPNGEKNLLQQHGVEFQVMATGFTWNTQNRETDTAACQEAWQHARRMLADPTLDLVVLDELTYMVAYDYLSLDEVVDALKQRPAHQTVIITGRGCHRDLLEMADTVSELRPVKHAFDAGIKAQMGIDW
- a CDS encoding YciK family oxidoreductase, which translates into the protein MHYQPKHDLLDNRTILVTGAGDGIGREAALTYARFGARLILVGRTLHKLVAVQQQIVEAGGQLPTVWALDLLHATVSDCQQLADALSHQIPHLDGVLHNAGLLGEIAPMAEQSITVWQEVMQVNVNATFMLTQALLPLLLKSPSASLVFTSSSVGRQGRAGWGAYAVSKFATEGMMQVLSEEYKQGNLRVNCINPGGTRTQMRANAFPDEDASKLKTPAEIMPLYLYLMGDDSRRKTGISFDAQPGRKPGPAE